In Nitrosophilus alvini, the following are encoded in one genomic region:
- a CDS encoding PDC sensor domain-containing protein: MVVKEIQEFSEIRTRARAYLCYILSRNIPNYLPDPQLEMIVAGLKKIKKEIENFEALYILDAKGVQIIEAISKNPEYRKGKGINRSMRAYYYRAVREKRCILTDPYPSLLTNDLTVTAAYPIYDDKKKLHYVVCIDISLKDILKIAHPTSIDSLFGAFSKAAYAAFSVALLSVAFLLFFNGIQSLAIHGFAIAKLDIKEMFESTILLTLSLAIFDLVKTIFEEEVLGHRKRKESSDIHKTMIRFLGSIIIALSIEALMLVFKFALIGPEKIIYAVYLVGAVTMLLIGLSFYLKSTEGLRGEGD; encoded by the coding sequence ATGGTAGTTAAAGAGATACAGGAATTTTCAGAAATCAGAACGAGGGCAAGAGCATATTTATGTTACATATTGAGTAGAAATATTCCGAACTATCTGCCGGATCCTCAGCTTGAAATGATAGTGGCCGGACTTAAGAAGATAAAAAAAGAGATAGAGAATTTTGAGGCGTTATATATACTTGATGCAAAAGGTGTGCAGATAATCGAAGCGATTTCCAAAAATCCGGAATATCGTAAGGGTAAGGGGATAAACAGAAGTATGAGAGCTTATTATTACAGGGCGGTAAGGGAAAAGAGATGTATTTTGACAGATCCATACCCCTCCTTGCTCACAAATGACCTTACCGTAACTGCGGCCTATCCTATATATGATGACAAGAAAAAGCTGCATTATGTGGTATGTATAGATATTTCGCTTAAAGACATACTTAAAATAGCCCATCCTACTTCTATTGATTCGCTTTTTGGAGCTTTTAGCAAAGCTGCATATGCAGCTTTTTCTGTTGCTTTACTAAGTGTGGCGTTTTTGCTTTTTTTCAATGGAATTCAGAGTCTTGCAATTCACGGTTTTGCCATAGCAAAGCTCGATATAAAAGAGATGTTTGAATCTACCATTTTGCTTACTCTTTCTTTAGCTATTTTTGATCTTGTCAAAACGATTTTCGAAGAAGAGGTTCTTGGACACAGAAAAAGAAAAGAGTCTAGTGATATACATAAAACTATGATACGATTTTTGGGTTCTATTATCATAGCACTATCTATAGAAGCGCTTATGCTGGTATTTAAGTTTGCTTTGATCGGACCAGAAAAGATAATCTATGCTGTTTATCTTGTAGGCGCTGTAACAATGCTTCTTATTGGACTCTCCTTTTATCTCAAGTCTACAGAAGGGCTTAGAGGAGAGGGGGATTGA
- a CDS encoding four helix bundle protein, giving the protein MKEHKDLDVWNLSMDLVEKIYKLCQTFPKEETYGLTLQIKRATISIPSNIAEGASRQSNKEFIQFLFISLGSLSELETQLLLAKRLCFVENIDETIEDIVRIKKMLYGLINFIKAK; this is encoded by the coding sequence GTGAAAGAACATAAAGATTTGGATGTATGGAATCTCTCTATGGATTTAGTGGAAAAGATATACAAACTTTGTCAGACATTTCCAAAAGAAGAGACATACGGATTAACTTTGCAAATAAAAAGAGCTACAATCTCAATTCCAAGCAATATCGCAGAAGGCGCTTCAAGACAGAGCAATAAAGAATTCATTCAGTTTCTATTTATTTCGCTAGGTTCATTATCCGAACTTGAAACACAATTATTACTGGCAAAAAGGCTCTGTTTTGTTGAAAATATAGATGAGACAATCGAAGATATTGTCAGAATCAAAAAAATGCTCTATGGGCTTATAAATTTTATAAAGGCGAAATAA
- a CDS encoding NAD-dependent epimerase, translated as MDKNHSRITNHESRKKILITGTAGFIGFHLATRLLERGDEVVGIDNINDYYDIRVKYGRLKELGFEENDFEYGKKYRSKKYPNHTFYKIDLEDKEAIDKLFIEEKFDRVCNLAAQAGVRYSLTNPDAYIQSNIVGFLNILEACRHNDIEHLAYASSSSVYGLNEKMPFSVEDNVDHPISLYAASKKSNELMAHTYSHLYNIPTTGLRFFTVYGPWGRPDMALFLFTKAIIENRPIDVFNYGKMKRDFTYIDDIVEGVVRVIDNPAKPNPEWSGKKPNPASSKAPYRVYNIGNGAPVELMDFIKAIEKALGKEAKKNMLPIQPGDVPATWADTSALERDLGYKPGTPIEYGVEQFVKWYREFYGV; from the coding sequence ATGGACAAAAACCATTCACGAATCACGAATCACGAATCACGAAAAAAAATTCTTATAACCGGTACAGCCGGATTTATAGGCTTTCATCTTGCAACTAGACTTCTTGAAAGAGGTGATGAGGTAGTAGGTATAGACAATATCAACGACTACTACGACATCAGAGTAAAATACGGAAGATTGAAAGAGTTGGGTTTTGAAGAGAACGATTTCGAATATGGTAAAAAATACAGAAGTAAAAAATATCCGAACCACACATTTTACAAGATTGATTTGGAAGATAAAGAGGCGATTGATAAACTGTTTATTGAAGAAAAGTTTGACAGAGTATGCAATTTGGCCGCACAGGCAGGAGTACGATACTCTCTAACCAACCCTGATGCATACATCCAAAGCAATATCGTAGGATTTTTAAATATACTCGAAGCCTGCAGACACAATGATATAGAACATCTAGCCTATGCCAGCAGTTCCAGTGTATACGGACTAAACGAGAAGATGCCATTCAGCGTCGAAGACAACGTGGACCATCCCATCAGCTTGTATGCTGCAAGCAAAAAGTCAAATGAACTGATGGCACATACATACAGCCATCTATACAACATTCCTACAACGGGTCTTAGATTTTTTACCGTATATGGCCCATGGGGAAGACCGGATATGGCACTTTTTCTGTTCACCAAAGCGATCATAGAAAATAGACCCATAGATGTATTTAATTATGGCAAAATGAAAAGAGATTTTACATATATAGATGATATCGTGGAAGGTGTGGTCAGGGTTATTGACAATCCCGCAAAGCCAAATCCCGAGTGGAGCGGCAAAAAGCCAAATCCGGCTTCCAGCAAAGCACCTTACAGAGTCTATAACATAGGCAATGGCGCTCCGGTGGAGCTGATGGATTTTATCAAAGCGATAGAGAAGGCTTTGGGCAAAGAGGCAAAGAAAAATATGCTCCCGATTCAACCCGGAGACGTACCTGCCACATGGGCAGATACCAGCGCTTTGGAAAGAGATTTGGGATATAAGCCTGGAACTCCTATAGAGTACGGAGTCGAGCAGTTTGTCAAATGGTATAGAGAGTTTTATGGAGTCTGA
- the hisA gene encoding 1-(5-phosphoribosyl)-5-[(5-phosphoribosylamino)methylideneamino]imidazole-4-carboxamide isomerase, translating to MEIFPAIDLKDGKAVRLTKGLMQSAKIYSDEPWELARRFEEMGSKWLHLVDLNGAFAGEPKNLEQIEKIRKNCSLKMQLGGGIRDEDTIKRYIDMGIQRVILGSVAVKNPGFVKEMAKKYPIVVGIDAIDGYVAVEGWAKTSTMKATDLARAFADSGVEAIICTDVGRDGTLSGVNVEFTVSIAEASGIETIASGGVRDIEDIRKLLETGKVAGVIVGKAFYEGTIDLKEAFELVRS from the coding sequence ATGGAGATATTTCCTGCAATAGATCTGAAAGACGGAAAAGCCGTAAGACTTACAAAAGGGCTTATGCAAAGTGCAAAAATATACAGTGACGAACCCTGGGAGCTTGCCCGAAGATTTGAAGAGATGGGTTCGAAGTGGCTTCATTTAGTCGATCTTAACGGTGCATTTGCCGGAGAGCCGAAGAATCTGGAACAGATCGAAAAGATAAGAAAAAACTGCTCTTTGAAAATGCAGCTTGGCGGTGGTATAAGAGATGAAGATACCATTAAAAGATATATAGATATGGGAATACAGAGGGTTATCTTGGGCTCTGTTGCTGTCAAAAACCCCGGTTTTGTAAAAGAGATGGCAAAAAAATATCCAATTGTTGTGGGTATAGATGCTATCGACGGATATGTTGCAGTAGAAGGCTGGGCAAAAACCAGTACAATGAAAGCAACAGATTTGGCACGTGCATTTGCCGACAGCGGTGTGGAAGCGATAATATGTACCGATGTGGGCCGGGACGGAACTCTAAGCGGGGTAAATGTGGAGTTTACCGTTAGCATAGCGGAAGCCAGCGGTATAGAGACTATTGCCAGCGGAGGAGTTAGAGATATAGAGGATATAAGAAAACTGCTTGAAACAGGAAAAGTTGCAGGTGTGATAGTCGGAAAAGCCTTTTATGAAGGAACAATCGATTTGAAAGAGGCTTTTGAACTGGTGCGCAGTTGA
- a CDS encoding 3'-5' exonuclease, which produces MICVFDCETIPDIDLLRQNFDVKDIEEDFLATQKAVADYEAKSGTTFLPLPFHKVVAISAVIADDFGKFKKVSSIEGENEKEMIENFLRFIDRHNPKLVSFNGRSFDIPMLLLRALKYNLSCPSYFETDNQILNKTKWENYRQRYSEQFHTDLMEVLGHFGAVRGLKLDLVCQMAGIPGKFDISGDQVAELYYRGEFRKIKEYCESDVLNTYWLYLKYELLKGNISYEDYVSYLGEMFDKIPQGKSYSRVFKDEIEQIVYQKGNNGS; this is translated from the coding sequence ATGATTTGCGTTTTTGATTGTGAAACCATACCTGATATCGATCTTTTAAGACAAAATTTTGATGTTAAGGATATCGAAGAAGATTTTTTAGCGACGCAAAAGGCTGTTGCTGATTATGAAGCAAAAAGTGGAACGACTTTTCTGCCGCTTCCTTTTCATAAAGTGGTAGCCATATCTGCAGTTATTGCTGATGATTTCGGAAAATTTAAAAAAGTGAGCTCCATCGAGGGTGAAAACGAAAAAGAGATGATAGAAAACTTCCTGCGCTTTATAGACAGGCACAATCCGAAACTGGTAAGTTTCAATGGTAGAAGTTTTGATATTCCCATGTTGCTTCTGAGAGCTTTAAAATACAATCTTTCCTGTCCTTCATATTTTGAAACGGACAATCAAATACTCAACAAAACAAAATGGGAAAATTATCGCCAGCGTTACAGCGAACAGTTTCATACAGATTTAATGGAAGTACTGGGGCACTTCGGAGCGGTAAGGGGACTTAAACTTGACCTTGTCTGCCAGATGGCCGGAATTCCGGGAAAATTCGACATTAGCGGCGATCAGGTGGCTGAACTTTACTACAGAGGCGAATTTCGAAAGATAAAAGAGTATTGCGAGAGCGATGTTTTAAATACCTATTGGCTCTATCTAAAATATGAACTTTTAAAAGGAAACATCTCTTATGAAGATTATGTTTCCTATCTTGGCGAAATGTTTGATAAAATTCCACAGGGCAAAAGTTACAGCAGAGTTTTTAAAGATGAAATAGAGCAGATAGTTTACCAAAAGGGAAATAATGGTAGTTAA
- a CDS encoding glycosyltransferase family 2 protein gives MEKLSVVIITFNSEKYIKEAVESASFADEVLVLDSGSSDNTAKIAKELGARVEYQKWLGFGKQKQKAVDLAKNRWVFVLDSDERITENLQKEIKEILKNPKFEAYEVPRLNYFFGKPIKHCGLYPDKTIRLFDKEKARFTSDEVHEKVVTESKTGSLKNHMLHLAYDSVEEFIDKQNRYSSLGAKPNRIKAVINPPWTFFKIFFLKLGFLDGWHGYLIAKLYSQYTFWKYIKKGGA, from the coding sequence TTGGAAAAGCTATCTGTAGTTATTATCACTTTTAACAGCGAAAAATATATAAAAGAGGCCGTAGAATCAGCCTCTTTTGCTGATGAAGTATTGGTACTTGACAGCGGTTCAAGCGACAATACCGCAAAAATTGCAAAAGAGCTCGGTGCTAGAGTGGAGTATCAAAAGTGGCTAGGCTTCGGAAAACAGAAACAAAAAGCAGTGGATTTGGCCAAAAACAGATGGGTTTTCGTGCTTGACAGCGATGAGAGAATAACTGAAAATCTGCAAAAAGAGATAAAAGAGATTTTAAAAAATCCGAAGTTTGAAGCCTACGAAGTTCCAAGATTAAACTACTTTTTTGGCAAACCGATAAAACACTGCGGACTCTATCCTGATAAAACTATAAGACTTTTCGACAAAGAAAAAGCGAGATTCACTTCCGACGAAGTTCATGAAAAAGTAGTAACCGAGAGCAAAACTGGCTCTTTAAAAAACCATATGCTACATCTTGCATATGATAGCGTAGAAGAGTTTATAGATAAGCAGAACCGATACTCATCTCTTGGGGCAAAACCAAACAGAATAAAAGCAGTCATAAATCCCCCCTGGACTTTTTTTAAGATCTTTTTTTTAAAACTCGGTTTTCTTGACGGCTGGCACGGTTACCTGATAGCAAAACTCTACAGCCAATATACATTTTGGAAATATATTAAAAAGGGAGGCGCGTAA
- a CDS encoding lipid A biosynthesis lauroyl acyltransferase, whose amino-acid sequence MKEKFYLALFNAFQFIVRYTPRFIQNVLFDFLAWTVYKLDKKHRKIIRINLDFAFGDELDSKKKKEITKKCYKNIVYNLADFVRNQGISKEQLSKKVNFENREILDRALKKGEKVILITAHYGNWELLPLSIAAFFGPLTGVGRALDSKTMNEILKRNREQYDIRMLDKKGAMKGLINALKNGRMVGLLVDQNTAESEGVLIDFFGKKARHTPSAALLSRRFNAKIIPAFIKTEDYKNYTITFYEPIITPKTDNADEDILKSVQMQANITEKVIRQKPDEWFWFHKRWKNQYEEIYRNL is encoded by the coding sequence TTGAAAGAAAAATTCTATCTTGCACTTTTTAACGCTTTTCAATTTATTGTCAGGTATACGCCCAGATTCATCCAGAATGTTCTGTTTGATTTTCTGGCATGGACAGTGTACAAACTGGATAAAAAACACAGAAAAATAATCAGAATCAATCTTGACTTTGCATTCGGTGACGAACTTGACAGCAAAAAGAAAAAAGAAATTACGAAAAAATGCTATAAAAACATAGTCTATAACCTTGCCGATTTTGTAAGAAATCAAGGAATCTCAAAAGAACAACTCTCAAAAAAAGTAAACTTTGAAAACAGGGAAATTCTGGACCGGGCTCTTAAAAAAGGCGAAAAAGTTATACTCATCACAGCCCACTACGGCAACTGGGAGCTTCTGCCTCTATCGATCGCGGCTTTTTTCGGTCCTTTAACCGGAGTGGGGAGAGCTCTTGATTCAAAAACTATGAATGAAATACTCAAAAGAAACAGAGAACAGTACGATATCAGGATGCTTGATAAAAAAGGGGCTATGAAAGGCCTTATAAATGCTTTGAAAAACGGCAGGATGGTTGGATTGCTTGTAGACCAAAACACTGCCGAAAGCGAAGGCGTTTTAATAGATTTTTTCGGCAAAAAGGCTCGCCATACACCGAGTGCCGCTTTGCTATCAAGAAGATTTAATGCTAAAATTATACCTGCATTTATAAAAACGGAAGATTACAAAAATTATACTATCACCTTTTATGAGCCTATAATCACTCCCAAAACGGACAATGCAGATGAAGACATCCTGAAATCCGTACAAATGCAGGCAAATATCACTGAAAAAGTGATACGCCAAAAACCTGATGAGTGGTTCTGGTTCCATAAAAGATGGAAAAACCAATACGAAGAGATTTATCGTAATTTGTAA
- the waaC gene encoding lipopolysaccharide heptosyltransferase I codes for MNIAIVRLSALGDIVHSMIVLQFIKRHFPNSNITWITDKRFEEILKHNPHLDRVASVDIKNMKNNFSLKLLKNSVSYLKNLGSFDMVLDIQGLIKSALIAKFLGKKRYGLEIGCIRENLASFLYTNKIIVPCENNVIDRNMGFVSKALGFEYTKNEIDKKEPYLFFDPKKEYKHIDCLLEKKRKNILLIAGSSRENKNYPADKFANVAKALNENILLLWGNEEEKRKAEQIALKSNAKVLPKLSLNDLKYLISKTDLVIGGDTGPTHIAWAMNKPSVVIFGYTPTTLMYQTPINIAVKSNSKPDLCRFDKKDDSIKNIKEAQIIEKAKELL; via the coding sequence ATGAATATCGCAATAGTCAGACTAAGCGCCCTTGGTGATATTGTCCACAGTATGATTGTACTGCAGTTTATAAAGAGACATTTTCCAAACAGCAATATTACCTGGATAACCGATAAAAGATTTGAAGAGATTTTAAAGCATAATCCTCACCTTGACAGAGTTGCATCAGTTGATATAAAAAATATGAAAAACAACTTTTCGCTTAAACTGCTCAAAAACAGCGTATCATATTTGAAAAATCTAGGCAGCTTCGATATGGTCCTTGACATTCAGGGACTCATAAAATCGGCTCTTATTGCAAAATTTTTGGGAAAAAAAAGATATGGCTTGGAAATTGGCTGCATAAGAGAAAATCTGGCTTCCTTTCTTTACACAAATAAGATTATCGTGCCATGCGAAAACAATGTTATAGACAGAAACATGGGATTCGTATCGAAAGCTCTCGGGTTTGAATATACAAAAAATGAAATTGACAAAAAAGAGCCTTATCTCTTTTTTGATCCCAAAAAAGAGTATAAACATATAGATTGTCTTCTGGAAAAAAAGAGAAAAAACATACTTCTCATAGCAGGTTCGAGCCGCGAAAACAAAAACTATCCTGCCGATAAGTTCGCGAATGTAGCAAAAGCTTTGAACGAAAATATACTGCTTTTATGGGGAAACGAAGAGGAAAAGAGGAAAGCCGAACAGATTGCCCTCAAATCAAATGCAAAAGTGCTTCCGAAGCTCTCTTTGAACGACCTGAAATATCTCATCTCCAAAACAGATCTGGTTATAGGAGGAGATACGGGACCTACACATATTGCGTGGGCCATGAACAAGCCCTCGGTCGTGATATTTGGATATACTCCCACAACACTGATGTATCAGACACCCATAAACATTGCGGTAAAGTCAAACTCAAAACCTGATCTGTGCAGATTTGATAAAAAAGATGACTCGATAAAAAATATAAAAGAAGCCCAGATAATAGAAAAAGCGAAGGAACTTCTTTGA
- a CDS encoding UDP-glucose dehydrogenase family protein, with protein MKLSIIGTGYVGLVTGTCFAEMGNSVICVDIDKNKIEKLKNGIIPIYEPGLSEMVERNYQKGTLNFTTDIKEALEKSDIVFIAVGTPQGEDGSADLQYVLAVAKDIGRHMNHPVIVVDKSTVPVGTADKVRETIKKELDKRVENKEITPGEYEDLLQFDVVSNPEFLKEGDAIADFMKPDRVVIGADNHKSMGVLKELYAPFTRNHERFIGMDIKSAEMTKYAANAMLATKISFMNEIARICEAVGADVNKVRVGIGSDSRIGYSFIYPGCGYGGSCFPKDVKALEKIALDNGVKPKIIRAVEEVNKEQKLILSQKVINRFGEDLSDKVFAVWGLSFKPETDDMREAPSITIINELTKRGAKIKAYDPKAMEEAKNFYLKDNKNIEYTENKYDTLNKADAMLLITEWKEFRSPDFYEIKKRLKNPIIFDGRNQYNKDKLEELGFEYHQIGVGS; from the coding sequence ATGAAACTAAGCATCATAGGTACAGGATATGTGGGACTGGTCACAGGAACGTGCTTTGCTGAAATGGGAAACAGTGTAATATGTGTAGATATTGACAAAAATAAGATAGAAAAACTCAAAAACGGAATTATCCCCATCTATGAACCGGGACTCTCTGAAATGGTTGAGAGAAACTATCAAAAGGGTACTCTAAATTTCACTACCGATATCAAAGAAGCTCTTGAAAAAAGCGATATAGTCTTTATTGCAGTTGGAACTCCGCAGGGAGAAGACGGCAGCGCAGATCTGCAGTATGTACTCGCTGTTGCAAAAGATATCGGTAGACATATGAACCATCCTGTTATAGTCGTAGACAAATCAACCGTTCCGGTCGGAACCGCCGACAAAGTGCGAGAAACGATAAAAAAAGAGTTAGACAAAAGAGTTGAAAACAAAGAGATAACTCCCGGCGAATACGAAGATCTTCTTCAGTTCGATGTAGTCAGCAACCCTGAATTTCTAAAAGAGGGCGATGCGATAGCAGACTTTATGAAACCGGACCGGGTCGTTATAGGTGCAGACAATCACAAATCAATGGGCGTTTTAAAAGAACTCTATGCTCCTTTTACTAGAAATCATGAGAGATTTATCGGTATGGACATCAAAAGTGCCGAAATGACAAAATACGCTGCAAATGCAATGCTTGCAACAAAAATATCCTTTATGAACGAAATTGCCCGTATATGCGAAGCGGTAGGCGCAGATGTAAACAAAGTAAGGGTGGGGATCGGCAGCGACAGCAGAATCGGCTACAGCTTTATATATCCTGGCTGCGGATACGGCGGAAGCTGTTTTCCGAAAGACGTAAAAGCTTTGGAAAAAATTGCCCTAGACAACGGTGTAAAGCCCAAAATAATCAGGGCAGTCGAAGAGGTCAACAAAGAACAAAAACTTATACTGTCTCAAAAGGTTATCAACAGATTCGGGGAAGATTTAAGCGATAAAGTTTTCGCCGTCTGGGGACTGAGCTTTAAACCGGAAACAGATGATATGAGAGAAGCTCCCTCTATCACAATAATAAATGAGCTTACCAAAAGAGGAGCCAAAATCAAAGCATACGACCCCAAAGCGATGGAAGAAGCAAAAAACTTCTATCTAAAAGATAATAAAAACATAGAATATACCGAAAATAAATACGATACACTGAACAAAGCCGATGCTATGCTTCTCATAACCGAATGGAAAGAGTTTAGAAGCCCGGACTTTTACGAAATAAAAAAAAGACTCAAAAATCCGATCATTTTTGACGGCAGAAACCAATATAACAAAGACAAACTCGAAGAGCTTGGCTTCGAGTATCATCAGATTGGAGTTGGTTCGTAA
- a CDS encoding 50S ribosomal protein L11 methyltransferase, which yields MKKYYYEVTIIPSSHKDEIESFLMDRFYNGIEEKDNALILRSEEPLTEIIEKTKEYTKILEEIFGQKIDVEIREEKKENRDWIESYKKSITPVNVGEFYIHPTWYEGKKDKIDIIIDPALAFGSGHHPSTLNCLKLLDEIVKKGDRVLDVGCGSGILSIAAAKKGALPDICDTDEIAIKEAKKNFRLNQVEFGDAWVGSAGAAKEKYDIVIANIVADILIYISKDLKKALKDDGFLILSGIVEKYKDKVLEKYLDMQTIKIIKDEEWVTILLKKVKER from the coding sequence ATGAAAAAATACTATTATGAAGTCACTATAATTCCATCTTCTCATAAAGATGAGATAGAGAGCTTTTTGATGGATCGTTTTTATAACGGTATCGAAGAAAAAGACAACGCTTTGATTTTGAGAAGTGAAGAGCCACTGACCGAAATCATCGAAAAGACAAAAGAGTATACGAAAATTCTTGAAGAGATTTTTGGTCAAAAGATTGATGTTGAGATAAGAGAGGAAAAAAAAGAGAACAGAGACTGGATAGAGAGTTATAAAAAAAGCATAACTCCGGTTAATGTGGGAGAATTTTATATACATCCAACCTGGTATGAAGGGAAAAAAGATAAGATAGATATTATCATTGATCCGGCACTGGCTTTTGGATCGGGGCATCATCCAAGTACTCTAAATTGCCTTAAACTTTTGGACGAGATAGTCAAAAAAGGGGACAGAGTGCTTGATGTGGGATGCGGTAGTGGAATACTCTCTATCGCTGCTGCAAAAAAAGGGGCTTTGCCAGATATTTGCGATACTGATGAAATAGCAATAAAAGAGGCAAAGAAAAATTTTAGATTAAACCAAGTTGAATTTGGTGATGCATGGGTAGGTTCGGCAGGGGCTGCAAAGGAAAAGTATGATATAGTAATAGCCAATATAGTCGCGGATATTTTGATATATATTTCCAAAGATCTGAAAAAGGCATTGAAAGATGACGGATTTTTGATACTTTCCGGAATTGTTGAAAAGTATAAAGATAAAGTATTGGAAAAATATCTTGATATGCAGACTATAAAAATAATAAAAGATGAGGAGTGGGTGACGATTCTACTCAAGAAAGTTAAAGAGAGGTAA
- the hisH gene encoding imidazole glycerol phosphate synthase subunit HisH: MRIAIVDYNMGNLASVKNAFIKIGAKSNIEKDAEKLKNYDKIILPGVGAFGDAVEHLKEYGMDEAIKEFVKSGKPLLGICLGMQLLFDKSYEFGEHVGLGLIPGEVVPFDRNRFEHRLKVPHMGWNELFVQKDTPLFKDMPKAFYLYFVHSYHAVCEEEFVIGKTIYGYEFVSAVQRENIFGLQPHPEKSHDNGLKILKNFTEI, encoded by the coding sequence ATGCGGATAGCTATTGTAGATTACAATATGGGTAATCTTGCAAGTGTCAAAAACGCCTTTATAAAAATAGGCGCAAAGTCGAATATTGAAAAAGATGCCGAAAAACTGAAAAATTATGACAAAATCATACTTCCCGGAGTAGGGGCTTTTGGAGATGCAGTTGAACATCTCAAAGAGTACGGCATGGATGAGGCGATCAAAGAGTTTGTCAAAAGCGGAAAACCTCTACTTGGTATATGTCTCGGTATGCAGCTACTGTTTGACAAAAGCTATGAATTTGGTGAACATGTCGGTCTTGGATTGATCCCGGGTGAAGTGGTGCCATTTGACAGAAACAGATTCGAACACAGACTTAAAGTTCCGCATATGGGATGGAACGAGCTTTTTGTACAAAAAGACACTCCTCTTTTTAAAGATATGCCGAAAGCTTTCTATCTATATTTTGTTCACAGTTACCACGCGGTATGCGAGGAGGAGTTTGTTATAGGAAAAACGATTTACGGATATGAATTTGTAAGTGCTGTTCAAAGAGAAAACATTTTCGGACTTCAGCCCCATCCTGAAAAATCACACGATAACGGGCTTAAGATATTGAAAAATTTTACGGAGATTTAA